ACCAAATAGTTCCAATCAAGAGAACATAGTCAACCAAAATATTCACTGTCCTCATGAAGAGGTAATATAGAGATATACGGTTACTTATGTTCCTTCTAGGATTGAAATGTTAAGGAAAATAGTTGGATAGGAAATGATATaggaaaatggaaaataattaaataatgaaagCATACATCAAGCATCTGTTGCCTCAGCTGCGACGATTTACCCAATAGACCAATATACTATCCCAAAAGTTATACTTTCCTGAATCATCGCCATCGAAGATCTGAATATCGATCTTATATCTGAAATATAATTTGAACAGACATTTGAATTTTAACATACATAGAATAGAAAATGTTGACAATTGCAAAAAATAGAATAGTTCAGATATAAAAAGGAATACAACCTTAGAATTGGATCATCGGTTGGGTGGCCATCCTTACATTTAAATGGTGGTGTGGATCCATATCATTGTTTAATACAGTCTTTGTAACCAGGAAAGTACCAACCGTTGGCAGAAACTCAGATATGTGAGGTTGTTCCAACAATGACACATATTTTGTCCTATAATAATGATGGATAATAATAAGGAAATGTGCAGGAATGAGAAAAGGCATAGttaaagtaaaaatgaaatcgTATAAAACCTTTGGAAGCTTGATGATGTCTTTGATTTTCATGACTGGATGACCCAAAATGAACTTTTCTTCTGGAGATTGGTTGGAACCAGAAAATGAACTTTGTGAAATCATTTGGTCTGAGGATTGAATGATGTTACTTTGTATTGCAAATGTGTTGTCAGCAGGCAATCTATAAGTCAATAATAATGAAGGTTAATGGTATGAACATTGAAATTAAGTGCTCCCCAATTTGAAGAGAAAATGTAATCAAACCTGTTTTTAAAGTCATTGATAGGAGGTATGTCATCATTAATGAGCAAGAAAGTTCCATTCCAAGCATTAGTAACTTGCAACGGATAATTAtcttaaaacataaataaaacaaaGGAGGTTAGTAGTGTATATTGAAAACATGTAATACTCAGAGACCATTAGTATATTGAAAACATCTTAAAACATACTTTCAGCAAGCTTTAGGTGAGCATGTTTCACAATAACAACAATAGGGCTAGAGTCAGTTCTAATCTTCAAGTAATCAATGAAGTGTGCAGCCAAGCTGTCCCATAGACAACAGTCAACAACATTTGCACTAcatattttggaaaaaaaattcgaaatTAATAATCTGATTGgatttaaaaacataaaagtaaaTGGTGTTGTTAACACAACCTCAAGTCTTTAATGGTGAATGGAAACTTAAGTTTTCCACCCATAGTTGTCTGTGGAGATCTAAGCTCATGGACATCACCTATTACATGAGCATTAAAGAAATAGTTTACATATCAAAACGGGTTAATTTGGAATTTAAAAGGTATAAAAGATAACGATGAAGTTCTGTAACATACCAATCAATAGGTCTTGCCTAAAATTTCTAGATAtgattttagtaatttttttaaatttgaatccACATAGAGGCATGTCAGGTATAGTTTCAATGGGGAGACCTTAGTTCCAGATATAAACATCAGCTTGTAGGGATGTTCTGTCCATTTAAACTTGGCATCATATTTATGAACCCTATAGCATAAAAAAAGATATCGTCACATAATGAAAtgattatgtggaaaagatCAATTTCAGTGTGTGCCTTGATTTGTTCTATCACATAATGAAATTGACTTACACAATATCAATAAAGTTAGAGGTTATTCTCAAATATATCGTTCGGTtttcaaaaactattttatactaCTAGACCAATATTTCAGGCTAATTTTTGCAACTAGCATAtttcaaaaactattttatactaCCTTGAGATCCAACTTTATGATGAAGCTTAGTCGTGGAGCTTGAACCAGGCTTTGAAAGCACGGGCACTTCTTTCCCCACACCATTAGCAACGGTTCTGttttcgaagctaaactcatcacgaccaaattattcataatcTAAtaaccaacaaacaaaaaattataaaaatcaaatcatacattcatatatataaaacatgAGTAAAATAATTGACATTATTGAATACAGAAAAAACCAGATACTACTATACTAAAAATAGATAGATACAAGCAAAAATCAAGTAAACCCCACTTAAGCTATGGTAAATCCAACAATGCTATTGCAGACAAACAATCCTATGCTCACAAAATTTGTCTATTTGCATTTCATAGGCTTATAATGCTTTACATAAACCAATCACAACAATAACCTTTATAATGATATGTGTCCCTCTTTCTCTAAATTTCAGGAAGCACAAAGGATTGGAAACTaataaactaatttcaaataCCTAATTACTAAATATCTAAAGAATAAACTAGTTTCAAATACCTAAGAACCAATTTATGaaacaaaatgatgaaaaaatgggaaaaataactaaaaaatgtaataaaattataaactgAACCTGAATTGAAGGATGAACAAAACTTAATTGAAGCTTGAGAGATTCTGAAAAGAAGCTTTGCAGAGAAAACGAATCGAGGTTGAACGATTCTGAATGAGAGTTGAACTGAATCGAAGTTGAACAATGATTCTGAATGAGAGTTGAAGTGAATTGAGATTGAACGATTCTTAATTGAAGTTGAACATATCGAAGCTTTTCCCAAAATGAAACTAGGGTTGAACAATTCTGAATCGAAGTTGAACAAACGAATCTGAGGAGAATGAAAACGATTTAACGAATTTGAAGCTTAGGGTGAAGACGATTGAACGAACGAAAGAACAAAGAAGAATCTGAGGTTTGAATCTctatttttcttgtagtgagagGCGGTGATGGTTGTTTAGTGGTGGAGGGAGATGTCGTCGGCGATGATTGGTGGTGGAGGGAGATCGGCGCAGAGGCTCGGTGAGAGGAAGAAGACAGTGAGGaatggaaagagaaaaataaaggaacatggcaatatgatataaaaaataaaaataaaatagaaatataggtATAAAGGAATAGTAtagtatatttgttgtatttttggtaTTGAATGTGTCCCTATAGCATTTCTGAAATTATTTTTGACACTATCATTCTCCTTCACCCTTGTGCCACTCTCAACCCCCATCTCTCCATTTTTGTGCCTCTCTTCTTCCACTATAAATCTCCTTCACTTCCGCAAATTTTTTACAGTACACGCCATTTACGCTTTCGATTATGGTATGACATTTCTCGCAAACCCACATCACTAAGATACCCATTTTCAGATCAGAAACTAATTCTCGTTGGCTTTATCGCCACTAGTTTTTATGTTTACTCCTTCAACTTATTTTCAGATACCCATTTTCTAGTGGAGGCACAGAGGAATGAGGAAAGGCTGGTGCACCTCCACTAGTTTCTATGTATACTCCTTCAAAATCTTAAGCCTTCATCCAGGGAAGGGATACCAGAGATAAACATGCAAAAAAACACAAGGGGTTGTAAATTAGTAAATCATGGATTGGGGATGATGAATTGTGTTTTGCAAAATTGAATTGGATTTTGCAGAAGTATATTAGAATTGCGGTGGAAGAAAAGACGCAAGAATGAACTTGACCATGGTGGGAAATTTGTTCACTTCCCCATGCTAAATGCCACCAGATAAATGCATGTCAAATACTATCGTATTttgttttcgattttttttttataaataatattaatatttatttaattatacagtaataaataaattaatacataTGTAGCGGTGTTATTGGTGTCAAATGCTTCGTTACATTAATAGTATCAACATTATCGATCTCTCTGTGTTTGCGTCATGTCAAGTGCCCATGTCGGAGTCGGAGTCTGTGATTCATAGGTCACAATAATTCATATCAGTACATGGATCTATTTTGAAGCA
This genomic interval from Trifolium pratense cultivar HEN17-A07 linkage group LG6, ARS_RC_1.1, whole genome shotgun sequence contains the following:
- the LOC123888463 gene encoding uncharacterized protein LOC123888463 translates to MPLCGFKFKKITKIISRNFRQDLLIGDVHELRSPQTTMGGKLKFPFTIKDLSANVVDCCLWDSLAAHFIDYLKIRTDSSPIVVIVKHAHLKLAENNYPLQVTNAWNGTFLLINDDIPPINDFKNRLPADNTFAIQSNIIQSSDQMISQSSFSGSNQSPEEKFILGHPVMKIKDIIKLPKDKICVIVGTTSHI